In Phoenix dactylifera cultivar Barhee BC4 chromosome 1, palm_55x_up_171113_PBpolish2nd_filt_p, whole genome shotgun sequence, the genomic stretch AAAGATAGGGTCCCCTTGTTTCGGCGAGCCGTGCATTGATGCTTGAAGTGAATTGGTTGAGAACTAGGTATCAAGACAATCTCAATAAATTGGTCGATCCAAACAATGCCTCtatctaagcagttgatggcaagcataataatttttttgtatattttaaaaatacttTGGCACGTGTAATGTACATGCAAGTGAACATTTGATGGATTGTTGTTATTCTATATTATTCTGGATTTTATTCcaaattttataaattaataaatgcACCCCAGTAACTTTTGATTGCTATaacttttcattttttattttcattgtttTAGATATTGAGATGACTAAACCATAGGaagttttaccaaaaaaaatagtttctCTATGAGAGCGAGTATATTGAAATTTTGTGCTACATGTCACAATTGCATGGCGAATGTGTTGTCTATACAATAAAGTGCAATTAAAGAAATATGCAACACAATTTCCAAAATAACTAGTTAGGAGTCAATTGATGTATTATATTCACCTGCAAAGAGCAGTTAATGAGTAAATTAGAATTAAAAAGATAATGTGTTAAAGCTAGGGCATTCTGCATGTGAACCCCTATCGTTAATTGCATTGTACTTGGGATCTTTATCTCATAAGTTCTGAAATAAGACCTCTAATTAACTTTTTTCTAGTCATGGTGATATATTTATCATATGTTTCTTCTCGTTCCTTCTCACATTTGGTCCTTTGGAGATTTTAGCGAGGTGTACTGTTCCTTGCCACCATCAGGAGCACAGGAGGCTTAGTTGCTAAAAGCttgagggaaaaaaaataaaaaaaaaacactaaatATTTCATTATGATTGATGAAAGTCAACTTACGTTCTATTGGGGAATTTCTACTTCCAGGGTAAGAGAGATTTCGATATGCAGGTATACCAAAGAGAGGTTTTTATAtgcaattaatttattaaaaatcagTACAAAAATTCATAGGTAATTTTGGAATTTCTGTTGTTCCAtaacaataagaaaataatagTATATTTTGATATGGCCACAGTCACTTTCATACCAAATTATAAATAATCTCAGGGAATTACATGATTTTTGTGCTACAAACTGACTGCAAATAATTTCACAGCAGAAATCCAAAGGATTTGACTTCAAGTACAAATCATTAAACTAAATATTCAACTGTAATAATCCATAATATTAGATGATCTGAAACAATACTCTCTGTTCGATTGTTTGTCCAACTATCACTGAAGGCATCGAGACAAACTAAAGTAGAGAATTGTACAAATTAATAGCTTAAAATTGCCATATGAACTGTACAGATCTAACAAGGAACATACTGATGATAGCAGTCATAGTTTAGAAAACCTTCGGATGATTTTAATAGAACCTGTCTTGATTTATGCAAGGACACATTATGCTGCTCATTTCTGATGGCAAGCTGCTGGCTGTTATTTGAACCAGCATCAGAAACTGCTGCAAGGGAAGGAGCCCAGCATCTGGAATAGAGGTCTTGATTTCGAAGATTGATTTGGCTTTGCTAAGTACTTGACCAATTGTTGATAAACCACTACAAGGCTGTAGCCGGGTCAAGAGTTACAAATGGAATTTATCATGATGATATATATTGGACCCATCGACATGAACATCTTTTTCAGATGCGTGTTAATGGAGAGGCTGTGCATTATAACGTGGATCCATTGTTTTGCACAGTGTAACAGAAGTTGGGTACCTGCGGATGCGAAAGCATTAAATAACAAATTCTCTCAGTATTTAAAGTTTTCATACATGTTTTAATTAGGGAATTTTCTCAGGTAGCATCCTCTTCAGGCAAGGGGTGGGGGTTTGATTCCAAAAGGTGCGAGCCCTAGCTTTGACCTCCTATTATACTTCCTATTATGCTAAACCCCTGTTCTGTGAAAAGCGTCTGCAGAATGTGTGGGATGTGGTGGACTCTTAGATATACACCATTCTGTAATTAGGATCATTTGTAAACTTAGTTTATTGGACCCATTTTATCTTAGAGCCCAACCATCTACATTTCAGAAACAGTAAATTTAACTTAATTTTTAAGATTAAAAAGGGCTAGTCCTTGCCTTATACCCTATACCCGCCAGTCCCTTAGTGTAGAAAATTCTAACCAAGTTATTTTGACAGTAAAATAGATTTTTTAGAAAGTTGGTAAGAGGACAAAAACAAGAATGCCATATAAAGGCTACACCTTGGGTCATGAAACGAGCAGAGTTCAATAATGGAAGATTGTGAACTAGGCTTGTCTTGTGGTCATGACCTTTTATAAAGGTTTTGAGTTTGATTTTTTGATCCTGCATCCTCTAAAAAAGTTAGATCTTGATAATTATAGTGCAGATGGATTTCCCTTCCCttctcaagaaaaagaaaacaataatAGAAGGTTTGATTCATGGTAGAGTTATCATAAGCAGCATAATCAAATGGGTGGAAGATTGATTTAAGTCACTCCTTAAAAATGTGGACTCCTTGTTATGTACAATGGAACAGAGATTGAGTTATTGATAAAAATGTTAAACCAAAGATGGAATAAGTTGGATGTAAGGAGGGGAAAACCCATAAGATTTGGCTGGAAACGGTAAGAGTGATTTGTGAGAGGTATGCACATTAAGGTGAAGAACCCAAGGCCGTAAGAATCTAGGAGAGACCAATGCATCCTCAAGACACAAGGGCAATGTGGCTAAATGGAGCTTCAGAACGAATCATACACGGGCCATCTTGGAGAATATCCTACGAAATGATAAATCCAGCACTAAGAGAAGAAAATGGAAAATCATGTTTCTCGAAATATGGAATGCTAGCTCTACAAAAAGAGATTGAATTAAGGTATATTTGGTTGCAGGAAAATCCACAGAAATGGAAAAAGGAGAAATAgtatttttcaataaaaaacttttaaaaattagttttaaaccTTCtaacttcattatttttttaaaaaaatgaaactagatTCAATGCAAAAAGTTTTCCAAATAATTTTCCTTGTAAATACACATACCCGTACTACATggtaaaaagaaataataattaTGGCATAACATGGGAATTCAAATTGCACAATTCTTAACGAATTAACTCCAATAAAATTTAGGTAACCAACCTTATCTTAGCTGGTTGCACCACTCTCCACTTGGGACAGGTCCAAGGTTTAATGGTATCCCCACCATATTTGTCATTTTTTTATAAAGAACTTCAACGTAATTCTAGTTGACATTCTAAGAGTGATTTCCAGAGGTATTCAAACCAATATGAAGAGATAAAGAATtattaaataattcataaaagagagagaagggggggggggggggggggggggggagtgagtgagtgagagagagagagacttattaaatatttaataaaagaatagAGAATGCAAGCTCCACAGAACAGCCTAACATTAATACATGGCCAAAATAAAAGAATGGAATAATTATGATATTAGACGACAACTGAAATTGTATACTTGATGGATTAACTCCAATGTGATGTAATCTAGATAGAGTATGTCCTGCAACTTACGCCGCCTTGAGGGCATTGCACAGGGAGTTGTATGCATTAACACAGAGCTTGAATTTTTCCTCTGCCATGGCCTGCATTAGTACATTAGGTGATTATTAGAATATGAAAAGAGAACATTTAAGTTATAATCCATTAGGGTGTGTTGATGCACGTCCGAAGAAAGATGGAAtgatcctttctctctctctgacCAATGATCCAGATTATTGAATGTTGAAAtgagaaaataatatatttttgacCCATTACAATTTTTTCATTCTTGTGGTAGGATTGGTCCTTAGAAAGTCATAGGATGTAAATAAGATTAATTCTCATTTTGTACCATTGATTGTCATGATACTGTATATGCTGAAACTAAACTTGGAAAAACATGCAACAGTCACCAGCAAGAAGCAATCAAATACAAAAAGTTCAGGGAAGTTTGGAAAATCTTTCTTCAATATTTTGAATAATAGTCAACGATTTACTTCCTCATAAGCTCTCAGGCAACTTGTGTTATCAAAAATTCAACTATCCAAATATATATCCATGTGCAAAATTTATGAATCAATGAACTGATTTCTGGCAATTACCAGAGCATGGCATGGTTTTCTAAATCCATATCCAACACCATGTGAGCGCTCAGTCAAGTAAATTAGTAAGTTGAATGAATAGCTGACCTGTGAAGGGCCTTGATGCTTGTCAGGGTGCCACTTCAAAGCAGATGCATGAAAACTGCAGAGAGCAATAAAAGGCTGTGTAattgagaaaaaagaagaatgcaACACTAAATAGGACAAGTTCATGTTAGGAAATAACATTCagtctttttattttcaaaaaaaaaaaaaacttacgcgCTTTTGACATCATCTAATTTTAAGGGCCCTGTAGGTGGTAAGCCAAGAGTAGCTCTGTCAGAGTGCGAACCTACATCCAAATCGTCATAAACATCTCTTTCACTCCATACTCTTTTCCAAGCTTTTtcccatcttgattcattgctCCGTTCAGATCTTGATGTTGagtaattgaaatgaaagtTCTGCCATGATGCATAGGACCAAGTAAAACCCTTGTGTCCACCAAAGACAGCTTCAAAGATTGTCTCAGGATGGCCATAATCATCTTCGTCATAATAGCTTTGACTATTCTGCCAACCTGACCAAGAATAACCATCCAAATGAGTTCCAAAGGTATACCAATCAGATATTAACAAATCTCCACATGCTCAATGTTCCCGACCTCAGTTTGCAATACTTGAGAATCCCACGAGTgagaaaaagggggaaaaaaattataCCAGCCACCTTGTTGGCTGTTCTTATATGCTCAATGGTTTCATGAAACTAAAACCTCCACGACCACTCCATTCCTCAATTTACGGAACACATGTGCCGTTTATAATATTTACATAGATAATCACTAGCTTCACTtgttagggctcgtttggttcgcgggaagcatttttcctcctaggaatatgattcctgggaagcagattcctaggaagaggatgcctaggaaagtacttttggcatgtttggttgacaatgGGAAGGTGACAAATtttaaagtgcttatgtttggttgaacatccactttcctggaaaagttatgtataattcctattatacccttaataaaaattagatctttaatgcttctttaatgctgaagggtctttttgggaaaaaataaaaatggagtgatttcggcctcatgggaaagtaacttttccatgtttctcatgggaaagactttgccatgaaatgtgggaatcatattcccatggaaatacaactttctcgtctctctcctttgaaaactccaaccaaacaagaggcatctcattacttttccgttgaccacactttccgcccttcttttcctgcgaaccaaacgagcccttaatgaTATGCTGAATGGGCTGTTGAACATACCTAGGTGCCATAATAACTGTTGTtttcttgcacaaaatgtttATGATACAATTAATATACTGCAGATGCCTGAGTTTTTCTTGACCCGATTCAACCCAACAACCTCTTGGACCTATAAAATAAATCCAAATGCTGATCCAGACAGACCTAATGGAAGTAAATCAAGCTTGGATTTAAATTTCTGAC encodes the following:
- the LOC103699931 gene encoding uncharacterized protein LOC103699931 isoform X2 translates to MQAAMWKSLPSLRNPLYPFPHFASFHSTPISLAKWKSKWDDKGERTSRKPSKDEDLYWCADGISSRNANVENGSHGFDSIPRSRKSGKSKPYSSSCSGKGKHGGSKRWQNSQSYYDEDDYGHPETIFEAVFGGHKGFTWSYASWQNFHFNYSTSRSERSNESRWEKAWKRVWSERDVYDDLDVGSHSDRATLGLPPTGPLKLDDVKSAFHASALKWHPDKHQGPSQAMAEEKFKLCVNAYNSLCNALKAA
- the LOC103699931 gene encoding uncharacterized protein LOC103699931 isoform X3, with the protein product MFLVLTYIRYAVRQKRAEAKKALKDFFLCGKSSKFHIQDEDLYWCADGISSRNANVENGSHGFDSIPRSRKSGKSKPYSSSCSGKGKHGGSKRWQNSQSYYDEDDYGHPETIFEAVFGGHKGFTWSYASWQNFHFNYSTSRSERSNESRWEKAWKRVWSERDVYDDLDVGSHSDRATLGLPPTGPLKLDDVKSAFHASALKWHPDKHQGPSQAMAEEKFKLCVNAYNSLCNALKAA
- the LOC103699931 gene encoding uncharacterized protein LOC103699931 isoform X1, whose protein sequence is MQAAMWKSLPSLRNPLYPFPHFASFHSTPISLAKWKSKWDDKGERTSRKPSKTYIRYAVRQKRAEAKKALKDFFLCGKSSKFHIQDEDLYWCADGISSRNANVENGSHGFDSIPRSRKSGKSKPYSSSCSGKGKHGGSKRWQNSQSYYDEDDYGHPETIFEAVFGGHKGFTWSYASWQNFHFNYSTSRSERSNESRWEKAWKRVWSERDVYDDLDVGSHSDRATLGLPPTGPLKLDDVKSAFHASALKWHPDKHQGPSQAMAEEKFKLCVNAYNSLCNALKAA